Proteins co-encoded in one Acanthopagrus latus isolate v.2019 chromosome 10, fAcaLat1.1, whole genome shotgun sequence genomic window:
- the rtn3 gene encoding reticulon-3 isoform X1 yields the protein MDPMTQSTQISSSQGFADGQNSAAKESKLSDSFLSSSPVSLIQSPQDKRVVLGSDKPCDGVATSLRFPSQPGSFSPGNYGSEAGPPDGQPDSPIKTSPVSERIKALEALAAKKKEPDFRSDGGFSHFRDRHHEKSPTETPKSPTETPKSPTEKITATIQKKGGSPDQESPDSPFEVLGDLRQVGEFEETEEWMKAHLPPVPDFASVDLIKGPLMSDNVPSKEKETNIVIPDAPAAFAGVPDAFMDSPIEAPKLMDDLSDVQKQPSVEEDSEFDLSFLPTAYMWDQQEKSGAHSPSNCSSVLPASPAPPAGFDSPSPAVPPAGTDAKQNVLDDKKPTWTGDLEPPEASEADSSGESDDTVIEDGVSVPPSSDPAASNDPITTPASTAQNLPSEDKVTPPPKSERKLMQVPTINVIETDEPNYSDEEMEMELEAEEDEDYEVVKDPAKEAQITPETETIDGKNEPPKPRPLETEFMEGYSPPSSPVDSDAEYSPKHKILKTLPETSTSEAPLNQTDTKDFASDYSQAQAEKSQTSSSPFIITNEEVDFPDNDDEWSDEAQDILVKSCKTDLAFVEQTSYSESKMDEKSNTAVKGAHMEEALLSKTSFMQDDIYDRQSFDYDYDASTPLDDIDDKGLSNAKERFLSDPSQIHVETLNASTAPNDTLVECQNLEDVTSVNDDEAFPKPVGQPCLRDYPQDPYSSFQNEKLGSISDQDLNKKMTTATVTDNMANGKSLLGQKMGSNSQQDTTSIPESVSPGTSVSEPTDSFVDFMRECLKSRQDDDKDAQQGVPLKTEFCKTGVPPSHPHPTMVLDLEQEQLTISALKELGSSQEEEEEMVSLQSAVADQDKVNPNATSIQQSSFSSIPTPQCSQSNLVFDSAYSKEVEAINELVAEAYHLAEHVLTAILTHLSVKDLIHWRDPKKSGLVFGLSMLLLLSLAAFSVISVISYLLLALLCVTITFRIYKSVVQAVQKSSDGHPFKALMDKDVSIPPETFRKHVDTSLTYINRALKQMSRLFLVEDLVDSLKLAVVMWLFTYVGAVFNGITILILADILLFAVPPVYEKNKTQIDQYIDLARTQVNTTMAKLQEKLPGAMKRSKTE from the exons ATGGATCCAATGACTCAGTCCACCCAGATATCATCGTCGCAAGGGTTTGCTGATGGACAAAATTCTGCTGCCAAAGAATCAAAGCTGTCTG attcctttctttcctcttcgCCTGTATCTCTCATTCAGTCTCCTCAAG ACAAAAGAGTGGTCCTGGGCTCCGACAAGCCCTGTGATGGTGTAGCAACATCTCTTCGCTTTCCTTCTCAACCTGGCTCATTCAGCCCTGGCAATTATGGGAGTGAAGCAGGGCCACCAGATGGACAACCGGATTCACCCATAAAGACGTCTCCTGTTTCAGAGCGTATAAAAGCACTGGAAGCTCTTGCTGCCAAAAAGAAGGAACCTGATTTTAGAAGCGATGGAGGTTTCTCTCACTTCAGAGACCGCCACCATGAAAAATCTCCCACCGAGACCCCAAAGTCTCCCACCGAGACCCCAAAATCTCCCACTGAAAAAATTACGGCAACCATCCAAAAAAAAGGAGGCTCTCCTGATCAGGAGTCACCAGACTCTCCTTTTGAAGTACTTGGAGATTTAAGACAAGTGGGTGAATTTGAAGAAACGGAAGAGTGGATGAAGGCACATTTACCTCCTGTGCCAGACTTTGCTTCTGTAGATCTAATTAAAGGCCCCCTGATGTCAGACAATGTTCCATCAAAGGAGAAGGAGACTAATATAGTTATACCTGATGCTCCTGCTGCCTTTGCTGGTGTCCCTGATGCTTTTATGGATTCTCCTATTGAAGCTCCAAAACTGATGGATGACCTAAGTGATGTACAGAAGCAGCCAAGTGTAGAGGAGGACTCAGAGTTTGACCTTAGCTTTTTGCCAACAGCCTACATGTGGGATCAGCAGGAGAAATCAGGTGCCCACTCTCCATCAAATTGCAGTTCAGTGCTTCCAGCTTcacctgcacctcctgcagGCTTTGACTCCCCTTCTCCTGCTGTCCCACCAGCTGGCACAGATGCCAAACAGAATGTATTGGATGACAAGAAGCCCACTTGGACTGGAGATCTTGAGCCCCCTGAGGCAAGTGAAGCGGACAGTTCAGGAGAGTCAGATGATACGGTCATTGAGGATGGTGTCTCAGTTCCCCCATCTTCTGATCCTGCAGCTTCAAATGATCCAATCACAACCCCTGCTTCCACAGCTCAGAATCTTCCTTCTGAGGACAAGGTGACCCCTCCACCAAAGTCTGAGAGGAAGCTAATGCAGGTTCCAACAATTAATGTTATTGAAACTGATGAGCCAAATTACAGTGATGAAGAGATGGAAATGGAGCTTgaagcagaggaagatgaggattATGAAGTAGTAAAAGACCCAGCCAAAGAGGCTCAAATTACCCCAGAAACAGAGACCATTGATGGTAAAAATGAGCCACCCAAACCACGTCCCTTAGAAACTGAATTCATGGAAGGCTactctcctccatcttcaccAGTGGACTCTGATGCTGAATACTCTCCCAAACACAAGATACTTAAAACTCTTCctgaaacatcaacatcagAGGCCCCACTCAATCAAACTGATACAAAAGACTTCGCATCTGATTATTCCCAAGCACAAGCCGAAAAATCACAGACTTCTTCCTCCCCTTTCATAATCACAAATGAAGAGGTAGACTTCCCAGACAATGATGATGAGTGGTCAGATGAAGCACAAGATATCCTGGTCAAATCTTGCAAGACTGATCTTGCATTTGTGGAACAAACTTCGTACTCCGAATCcaaaatggatgaaaaaagCAACACAGCTGTAAAAGGGGCTCATATGGAGGAGGCTTTGCTTTCTAAAACCAGCTTCATGCAAGATGATATCTATGACAGACAATCctttgattatgattatgatgcATCCACTCCCTTGGATGACATAGATGACAAAGGGCTAAGCAATGCTAAGGAACGATTTCTTTCTGATCCATCTCAAATCCATGTTGAAACACTGAATGCAAGTACTGCACCAAATGATACCCTTGTTGAATGTCAAAATCTGGAAGATGTCACCTCAGTGAATGATGATGAAGCTTTCCCCAAACCAGTTGGTCAGCCATGTCTAAGAGATTATCCCCAAGACCCGTACTCCTCTTTCCAAAATGAGAAACTAGGAAGCATCAGTGACCAAGATTTGAATAAGAAAATGACCACCGCCACTGTTACAGATAACATGGCAAATGGCAAGTCCCTCCTGGGACAGAAAATGGGCTCAAATAGCCAGCAGGACACAACAAGCATCCCAGAAAGTGTCAGCCCTGGCACCTCAGTTTCTGAGCCTACTGATAGCTTTGTGGACTTCATGCGAGAATGCCTAAAATCGAGGCAAGATGACGATAAGGATGCACAACAAGGTGTTCCCTTAAAGACTGAGTTCTGCAAAACTGGTGTGCCTCCTTCCCATCCCCACCCAACCATGGTATTGGATCTTGAACAGGAACAGCTTACTATCAGTGCCCTGAAAGAGCTGGGCAGCAGtcaagaagaggaggaggaaatggtgTCTCTGCAGTCAGCAGTTGCTGACCAGGACAAAGTTAACCCCAATGCAACATCTATACAACAGTCTTCCTTTTCTTCAATTCCTACTCCTCAGTGTTCTCAAAGCAACCTTGTGTTTGACAGCGCTTATTCCAAAGAGGTTGAAGCCATCAACGAATTGGTGGCTGAAGCTTATCATCTTGCTGAGCATGTCTTGACAGCAATACTAACTCACTTATCAG TGAAGGATCTGATACACTGGCGAGACCCCAAGAAGTCGGGCTTGGTGTTCGGCCtgtccatgctgctgctgctgtcgctgGCAGCCTTCAGCGTTATCAGCGTCATCTCCTACCTGCTGCTGGCCCTGCTCTGTGTCACCATCACCTTCCGCATCTACAAGTCTGTTGTCCAGGCCGTGCAGAAGTCCAGCGATGGGCACCCCTTCAA agcaCTGATGGATAAGGATGTCAGCATCCCCCCAGAGACTTTCCGCAAGCACGTGGACACCAGTCTGACCTACATCAACCGAGCCCTGAAGCAGATGAGCCGCCTCTTCCTGGTTGAGGACCTCGTGGACTCCCTGAAG